One Desulfobulbaceae bacterium DNA segment encodes these proteins:
- a CDS encoding type II toxin-antitoxin system RelE/ParE family toxin, which yields MKYELRSTNIYNKWFAKLKDVSIKVKVLARLNRIENGNFGDFKKIGPDLFELRFFFGSGLRIYYTIQDGRVVFLLAGGDKSTQAKDIEKAAQLLYQMED from the coding sequence ATGAAATACGAACTCCGGAGCACAAACATCTACAACAAATGGTTTGCCAAGCTGAAAGACGTTTCAATAAAGGTAAAAGTTTTGGCCCGTCTCAATCGGATTGAAAACGGGAACTTTGGAGATTTCAAGAAAATTGGCCCCGACCTGTTTGAACTGCGTTTCTTCTTTGGCTCTGGTCTACGGATTTACTACACCATTCAAGATGGCAGGGTAGTATTTCTGTTGGCAGGCGGTGATAAATCTACCCAGGCCAAAGATATAGAAAAAGCCGCTCAGCTTTTATACCAAATGGAGGATTGA
- a CDS encoding DUF3418 domain-containing protein gives LLKILDSIHVPARKTVVSAMIDEFKILIEEYKISVFAPEMKTICKVSEKRLVKKIQEIHEQL, from the coding sequence CCCTTTTGAAAATTCTCGATAGCATTCATGTGCCAGCCAGAAAAACTGTTGTTTCAGCCATGATTGATGAATTTAAGATACTGATCGAAGAGTATAAAATATCTGTGTTTGCACCAGAAATGAAAACGATATGTAAGGTTTCAGAAAAAAGATTAGTCAAGAAAATTCAAGAGATTCACGAACAGCTTTAG
- a CDS encoding putative addiction module antidote protein — translation MALKTKPFDIAEHLNTPKEIRAFLQEVAATGDESDFIHALNTAARAMGMTEVAQKAGVTRASLYKSLAENGNPKFSTISKVTKALGCKLAVV, via the coding sequence ATGGCCCTTAAAACAAAACCTTTTGACATTGCCGAACACCTGAACACTCCTAAAGAGATTCGCGCTTTTCTACAAGAAGTTGCCGCGACCGGAGACGAATCGGATTTCATCCATGCACTCAATACTGCTGCACGAGCAATGGGCATGACAGAGGTAGCCCAAAAAGCCGGCGTTACTCGTGCAAGCCTTTATAAATCCCTGGCTGAGAACGGCAACCCCAAGTTCTCTACAATTAGCAAAGTAACCAAAGCTCTTGGGTGCAAATTGGCTGTTGTATAG